Proteins encoded within one genomic window of Pseudorasbora parva isolate DD20220531a chromosome 3, ASM2467924v1, whole genome shotgun sequence:
- the LOC137072117 gene encoding zona pellucida sperm-binding protein 3-like: MGFWQVGVGLVVILALGFSDAQWRARAAHNRSPSELRPRALAQASQQADSRMSVVSSKPVFAPQTFPAQFPLQTPVRTDIGKQSQDFMGVQSKELLQGPVAKLTWSFPSLPEEPQPPAVPFELPRPVPANSVAAQCGENSVYVEVMKDFFGTGHPLSSSAFTLGGCTATGEDPSAQVLIFESELHGCSSTSMVTGDELVYSFNIIYTPQAVNGVPIVRSRSAVVGIECHYPRAHNVSSDALLPTWIPYASTKVAEDIFVFSLRLMTDDWLFERPSNQYFLGDVINLEASVRLYSHVPVRVFVDSCVATAVPDVASVPRYSFIENNGCLVDAKLTGSTSHFMPRTQGDKLRFQLEAFRFQQADSGLVYITCVLKAAAATPSFEQKACSFSANGWVSADDSDQVCGCCDSTCSVRSGSDRLLTDLRWEKASVGPINVKDYGQKVTGSAV; encoded by the exons ATGGGGTTTTGGCAGGTTGGAGTTGGATTGGTGGTTATTCTTGCTCTTGGATTTTCTGATGCACAATGGCGAGCAAGAGCAGCCCATAATCGCAGTCCAAGTGAGCTTAGGCCTAGGGCATTAGCTCAAGCTTCTCAACAGGCTGATTCCAGGATGTCTGTGGTTTCCAGTAAACCTGTGTTTGCGCCACAAACATTCCCCGCTCAGTTTCCTCTCCAGACACCAGTCAGGACTGACATCGGAAAGCAATCTCAAGATTTCATGGGTGTTCAGTCAAAAGAGCTGTTGCAGGGTCCAGTAGCAAAACTGACGTGGAGCTTTCCAAGTCTACCAGAGGAACCGCAGCCACCCGCCGTTCCTTTTGAGTTGCCGCGTCCTGTCCCTGCCAACAGTGTAGCTGCTCAGTGTGGAGAGAATTCAGTATATGTGGAAGTGATGAAGGACTTCTTTGGGACTGGACACCCACTGTCGTCCTCTGCTTTTACACTGGGAGGCTGCACTGCAACTGGAGAGGATCCTTCTGCTCAAGTGCTCATCTTTGAGTCTGAACTGCATGGATGTAGCAGCACATCAATG GTGACTGGGGATGAGCTTGTCTATTCGTTCAACATTATCTACACCCCACAAGCAGTTAATGGTGTTCCTATTGTCAGGAGCCGTAGTGCAGTGGTTGGTATCGAGTGTCATTATCCAAG AGCACATAATGTGAGCAGCGACGCCTTATTGCCCACTTGGATCCCATATGCCTCAACTAAGGTTGCGGAGGACATCTTTGTCTTCTCCCTCAGGCTCATGACTG ATGACTGGCTGTTTGAGCGACCTTCTAACCAGTACTTCCTGGGTGACGTGATAAATCTTGAAGCATCAGTGCGTTTGTACAGCCATGTTCCCGTCCGTGTGTTTGTGGACAGCTGCGTGGCTACTGCTGTCCCTGATGTTGCTTCTGTCCCCAGATACTCCTTTATTGAGAATAATGG GTGCCTGGTTGATGCCAAGCTCACAGGCTCCACATCTCACTTTATGCCTCGGACTCAAGGTGATAAGCTGCGGTTTCAATTAGAGGCGTTCAGGTTCCAGCAAGCAGACAGTGGACTG GTCTACATCACATGTGTTTTGAAGGCGGCTGCAGCAACCCCaagttttgagcaaaaagcttgTTCATTCTCTGCTAATGG TTGGGTGTCCGCAGATGACTCTGACCAGGTGTGCGGCTGCTGTGACTCCACTTGTAGCGTCAGAAGTGGAAGTGATCGGCTGCTTACGG ATCTACGATGGGAAAAGGCATCTGTCGGCCCCATCAATGTTAAGGACTATGGCCAAAAAGTAACTGGAAGTGCagtataa